GGTATGTAAGCCGTTTTTTAAATTTCCTCACCACATATACAAGCATTCGTCGTAAAAAATGTCTATTTGTTACTGTTATTCATCGTAATATGTGTTAAGATGGATTAAAACACGAAAATGAGGTGAAGAAAATGGAACGACTGGCAATGGAACAGTTAAATAAATGGAAGATAAAGAAAAACAAAAAGCCTCTCATTATTAGAGGGGCACGGCAGGTCGGTAAAACCTGGTTGATGAAAAACTTTGGACAGAAAACCTATGATCACGTTGTTTATATCAATTTTGATAATAACCAGCAGATGAAAGATCTGTTTGAAGCTAATATGAAGATTGAACGAATAATCACAGGCCTGGAACTTTATTCAGGAAATAAGATCGATCCCGAAAATACCCTGCTTATTTTTGATGAAATACAGGAAGTACCCAAGGCATTGACTGCCTTAAAGTATTTTAATGAAAATGCACCGGAATATCAAATTATCTGTGCAGGATCATTGCTGGGGGTTGCTTTGCACCAGGGGACATCATTCCCCGTTGGCAAGGTAGAATTTCTTGACCTCTATCCTTTGTCCTTTACAGAATTTATGAAAGCTATGGGAAAAGAGCAATTTTTCGAACTCATCGAAAAAGGCGATTATGAGTTGGCAAATACATTTAAACAGGAATACATTGACTTGCTCAAATATTACTATTTTGTTGGTGGGATGCCGGAAGTCGTCGTCAACTTTGTAAATAATCAGGATTTTAATGAGGCAAGAGAGATACAGAAGAGAATCCTGACTGCCTATGAGCAGGATTTTTCGAAACATGCTCCAAATGAAGTGATCCCACGGATTCGGATGTTATGGAATAATATTCCGTCCCAGCTCACTAAAGAAAACAAGAAGTTTATCTATGGTCTGATCAAAGAAGGGTCACGGGCAAAAGACTATGAAATGGCGATGCTCTGGCTGACAGATTGCGGTCTTGTTCACAAAGTCCAACGGGTAACAACACCGGGACTGCCATTAAAGGCATATGAAGACTTGAAAGCATTCAAACTGTTCATATTGGACGTTGGTTTACTATCTTGTATGGTTAGACTGAATCAAACAGTTCTGCTTGATGGTAACGATCTGTTCAAAGAGTTTAAAGGTGCGTTGACAGAGCAATATGTGCTCCAGCAGTTAAAGACGCTGGAGGGCATTGAAACCTATTACTGGACAAATGATCGAGGAAGTGCTGAGATTGATTTTCTTGTTGATAATGGAAGCGATGTGTTTCCTATTGAGGTCAAGGCTGAGACCAATTTGAAAGCTAAAAGCTTGAAAACCTATTATGAAAAATTCAGTCCCGAAATATCAATTCGCACCTCGATGATGGATTATAAGAAGGAAGAATGGCTGATTAATTTGCCTTTGTGGGCAATCAATACATTGCAAATGAAGTTATCTTATATATAAAGTATGCAAAGTACACAAATGCTGTTGTTGAAAAGATGTTTAATACTATGAAATTAGGTTAATATATAATAATTAGGAACTGAGAAGTTTGCCCCTTTTTTTGCCCATTAATCGCAGAGAAAAATGAGCAAAAGCAGATAAAGACAACAAACAAAACGGCGGTATATCAACAAATGAATAATTTAAACTAATAAGGCTACGAACCGGAAGGTCGGGGGTTCCTATCCCCCAGGGCACGCCATATATTTGAACGATTTACTTAGAGCAATTATGAAAAGCAAATTGGGACTTCGATTCGGTACGGATCGCTTCCACTAGGTAAAGTGACAATGAAGATAAAGTGATTCTTAATTAATTTGTGCATATTAACGCTGGCAACAAGTGCCCTACATAAAGGATTACGGCTCTCGAAAGCAAGGCAATTTAGAAATTAAAAAATAATGTCCTAATTGTGTCCTTTTGCGACTATTAAATACTTTTAATATGCCATTTACCTACTGGTTCGTAATCAGTAGGTCGGGGGTTCGATTCCCCCCGCTAGCTCCAGTAAGAATATAATATTTTGTTAAAAGAATGGCTTTAATTAGCGATTCTTTTTTTATTTTTTATTTTTTCTTTCTACTTATAAGTATGACCGACTGTGAAAAATCGAAAATTTCTGGCTATTTCTGGCTATTTTGCCCCTATTTTTGTCGCACTTTTTTAAAGACCTTTTGGATAACCAATACAAGATGGAAAGATCATTCCAATGAAGGTATTGTGCAAAGATGGCCGAGAGTGTTTGACGTTGACTATATCTTTGATATCCGGCCTAGATCGTTTTTGAAGGCAGGAGGCAAGGGGACACGGAATCTTTGTTGAATAAAAATAAAGACATTTATAGCTATTATGAGAAGCCAGAATGACTTGTTGAGAACAAAGAGTGTTAATTGCAGAATTATTTCATCAATTGACAAGACAGTGCATTAATCTTACAATGAATACAATACTATGAGGGAAAGGCTCACTTAAAAAAGTATATAATTGAAATTAAAAACAGGGGGTGAAAATTGTGCAAAGAGATATGGAACTTATTCGTAAAATCCTTTTCGTTATTGAGGATAAATACGTTGATACGTGGCTAGGTAGCAATGACATCCAGATTAATGGGTACGATATGAAAACAGTTGGCTATCATTGTGCTATTTTGCATGACGCAGGCTTAGTTAGTTATTATAAAGGTCAATATGGTAATAATGAACTTCAATTTTTCGGTGTAGGTCGTTTGACATGGGACGGTCACGAGTTGTTGGACAAAATTAAAAGTGATACCGTTTGGAATAAGACAAAGGATACCATTAAGAAAAAAGGTATCCCCTTTGTATTAGACGCTGTGAAAGAAATTGCAACTGCCATTACTACGGCAATGATACAGACTGCAATTACTGGACTATAAGCAAAATAGGAGTAACAATACGAATTACTTAAGCGAAGAAGAAACTGAACTGATTCGTCTTTGCAGGGAAAATCAGCGACTTCTGATGGAGAATGACATCCTAAAGCAAGCCGCGCTGATAATGGGACGAAAGTAGATGTTATTAAAGCAAATCAAGACAGATACTCGATATCAGCAATGTGTGACGTCCTGGGAATTCTAAAGAGCACCTTTTATTATACTTCTAAGAAAACAGTTGAACTCGATCTGGTCCTATGTCAAGATTTAGTACAAATTAAAATGAGAATTTGACACCCACACTTTAACCTGCTATTCGCAAATTTTCATTTTGTGTTTTAGCAAAAAGTTTTTCAAAGTTATCCGGTGACATATAATCGCAATGACTATGGATACGGGTTGTATTATAAAACGTTTCCAGATGCTCAAAGATCAGCCGGTAAGCATGGTTATAATCAAGGATTTTAAAGCGATTGAGCCATTCACGTTTAATGATAGCATGAAAAGATTCGATGCAGGCATTATCCCAGGGATAGGCCTTTTTAGAATAACTGCGTTGCATTTTTGCCGTTGCTTTCTGGTATTCTTTTGAAACGTACTGACTGCCGCGATCACTGTGAATGATCAAGGGCGCATCAAGTTTTCGGCGACTTTTAGCTTTATTGACGGTGTCGATTACACAGGAAACTGCCATCGTTTTTGACAGTGTCCAGGCAATGATTTTTCGGGAGTACAAATCCATGATACTGGTTAGATAAATAAATCCGTCCATTGTCCAGATATAGGTAATATCGCTGCACCAGACAGCATTGGGGGTTCGGGATTAAATTGTTCGTCAAGAATATTTCGGAGTTTTTTACTGAAGTCAGAATCTTTAGTCGTGATCGTATAAGGTTTGATCCACTGGGCCTTAATCCCCATTTCTTTCATGTATTTACCAACAGTTGAATATTATGGGGTGGCGGGGTTCTTCCGCAAAAATCCGTCTGTTAAGCTATTTACTAAACCTGAAGTGATATAATAAAAGCATCAAATAGCTAGAAAGGGTGGTAAAAATGGATTCACCAAATACCCTGATTTTGGATCATTACTTCCCATCCGATGTTTTAAAGATCACGGAAGTAATTGAAACTGATAAAATCATTATCCATATGAAATCTCTTTCCAGAACCTGTATCTGTCCCAGGTGCCACCAGACACTTAATCATTATCACGGTACCTATACAAGAAAAGTTCAGGATCTTCCAATACTGGGAAAGAATGTTCAGCTCCGGATTAAAGCCCATGAGTACATTTGTGACAATGAAGCGTGCTCGGTTAAAACCGTTGCTGAAACATTTAATGATTTTCTCAATGCAAACCGAAGAATGACTCAGCGCTGTGAAGATTTCATCTGCTTGCTGGCAATGGAAACCAGTTGTGAAGGGTGCGCACGGATCTGTCAGGCAATGAACCTTTATATCAGTGGAGATAGTGTGATCCGCTTTCTTACAGAACATTATGAGGCTCAGCCGGTTCCAGTTTGTAGTGAAACGATTGGTGTCGATGATTTTGCCTTCAAAAAAAGAAGCCGATACGGAACTGTGATTGTTGATGAAGCCACACACAAACCGGTCGCGGTTCTTAATGGTCGTGACAGCAACACGCTCAAGGCCTGGCTGCGGCAGAACAGACAGGTCAAGCGCATCACTCGAGACCGTGCCGGGGCCTATGCTTCCGCTATTAGGGAAATA
This is a stretch of genomic DNA from Acetobacterium woodii DSM 1030. It encodes these proteins:
- a CDS encoding ATP-binding protein; this encodes MERLAMEQLNKWKIKKNKKPLIIRGARQVGKTWLMKNFGQKTYDHVVYINFDNNQQMKDLFEANMKIERIITGLELYSGNKIDPENTLLIFDEIQEVPKALTALKYFNENAPEYQIICAGSLLGVALHQGTSFPVGKVEFLDLYPLSFTEFMKAMGKEQFFELIEKGDYELANTFKQEYIDLLKYYYFVGGMPEVVVNFVNNQDFNEAREIQKRILTAYEQDFSKHAPNEVIPRIRMLWNNIPSQLTKENKKFIYGLIKEGSRAKDYEMAMLWLTDCGLVHKVQRVTTPGLPLKAYEDLKAFKLFILDVGLLSCMVRLNQTVLLDGNDLFKEFKGALTEQYVLQQLKTLEGIETYYWTNDRGSAEIDFLVDNGSDVFPIEVKAETNLKAKSLKTYYEKFSPEISIRTSMMDYKKEEWLINLPLWAINTLQMKLSYI
- a CDS encoding DUF2513 domain-containing protein, whose amino-acid sequence is MQRDMELIRKILFVIEDKYVDTWLGSNDIQINGYDMKTVGYHCAILHDAGLVSYYKGQYGNNELQFFGVGRLTWDGHELLDKIKSDTVWNKTKDTIKKKGIPFVLDAVKEIATAITTAMIQTAITGL
- a CDS encoding DDE-type integrase/transposase/recombinase, producing MDGFIYLTSIMDLYSRKIIAWTLSKTMAVSCVIDTVNKAKSRRKLDAPLIIHSDRGSQYVSKEYQKATAKMQRSYSKKAYPWDNACIESFHAIIKREWLNRFKILDYNHAYRLIFEHLETFYNTTRIHSHCDYMSPDNFEKLFAKTQNENLRIAG
- a CDS encoding transposase; the encoded protein is MDSPNTLILDHYFPSDVLKITEVIETDKIIIHMKSLSRTCICPRCHQTLNHYHGTYTRKVQDLPILGKNVQLRIKAHEYICDNEACSVKTVAETFNDFLNANRRMTQRCEDFICLLAMETSCEGCARICQAMNLYISGDSVIRFLTEHYEAQPVPVCSETIGVDDFAFKKRSRYGTVIVDEATHKPVAVLNGRDSNTLKAWLRQNRQVKRITRDRAGAYASAIREILPDAMQIADRFHLHQNLLEAVQNALKSVVPADIKIPIDQDHSDKQQPKEKTAEGFKKK